A single region of the Solwaraspora sp. WMMD791 genome encodes:
- a CDS encoding tetratricopeptide repeat protein, whose translation MTALDGLPGDDVVGGRRQDVVAGRDAYVAGGDLIINESGVPPYTVDRFVDLPAAGLVELAESRRQPSRLLTARRQAIVFTGRASELGALRQWQDDPAVRRVWAWHGPGGQGKTRLAQELGRQSVAAGWRVAVAGHHDAAPPEADAKPLGTPWRWLPAGRRPLLLLVDYAERWPVHDLLRLLTDCRSRAPKVRVLLLARSVDWWPTIAAELPRLGYTADTCDDGEPRLLAALAGDRQARRALFEAACQRFTEIYQPDRPESGWPDRWQPPGDLGDDRVYGTTLGIHMTALATVNAYTRQAVPPRSAGDVTRYLLDRERAYWARLHGSAPDTVTAAARTVLLACLAGPQSRDDGIRLLTRTHLADERAGQKLLDAHDRCYPSPGTGTVLEPMYPDRLAEDFIALSLPASPTGEPVTASGHTDSWTATTLLTARRTADDTLTYTPGPLTTRTDGQKPPAHAARILIFLAAAAGRHPHVHGWLHTLLSIDPTLAVHTGGTALTAVAGYTSPALADTIHALLPERSLDLDPAAAVLAQHLLDHTDGSDEQRARHTGNLAIRLANTGRRQQALAPAEEATGIYRRLAVANPDAYLPNLAMSLNNLGSILSGLGRREQALAPAEEATGIYRRLAVANPDAYLPNLAASLNNLGSILSELGRREQALAPAEEATGIYRRLAVANPDAYLPDLAASLNNLGSILSELGRREQALAPAEEATGIYRRLAVANPDAYLPNLAASLNNLGNRLSELGRREQALAPAEEAVTIRRRLAVANPDAYLPNLAASLNNLGNRLSELGRREQALAPAEEATGIYRRLAVANPDAYLPNLAASLNNLGNILSELGRREQALAPAEEATGIYRRLAVANPDAYLPNLAASLNNLGNRLSELGRREQALAPAEEAVTIRRRLAVANPDAYLPNLAASLNNLGNILSELGRREQALAPAEEATGIYRRLAVANPDAYLPNLAMSLWAYGWVCVNVKANYAEALESVTEAISLYEPLVSQLPQMFAGQLFSAYRTLADVLDGLGRTEEAAELRQQLDEAASGGPGR comes from the coding sequence GTGACCGCGTTGGACGGGCTGCCGGGCGACGATGTGGTCGGCGGGCGTCGTCAGGATGTCGTTGCCGGCCGGGACGCGTACGTTGCCGGCGGGGATCTGATCATCAACGAGTCGGGTGTGCCGCCGTACACGGTGGACAGGTTCGTGGACCTGCCGGCGGCGGGACTGGTCGAGCTGGCGGAATCGCGGCGGCAGCCGAGCAGGTTGCTGACCGCGCGGCGCCAAGCGATCGTGTTCACCGGTCGTGCCTCTGAGCTGGGGGCGCTGCGGCAGTGGCAGGACGATCCGGCCGTGCGCCGGGTGTGGGCGTGGCACGGCCCGGGTGGGCAGGGAAAGACCCGCCTGGCTCAGGAGTTGGGCCGGCAGAGCGTGGCTGCGGGGTGGCGGGTCGCGGTGGCTGGGCACCACGACGCCGCTCCGCCGGAGGCGGACGCGAAACCGTTGGGCACGCCGTGGCGGTGGTTGCCGGCCGGGCGCCGGCCGCTGCTGCTGCTGGTCGACTACGCGGAACGGTGGCCCGTGCACGACCTATTGCGGCTACTGACCGACTGCCGGTCCCGGGCGCCGAAGGTACGGGTCCTGCTCCTGGCCCGGTCGGTCGACTGGTGGCCCACGATCGCCGCCGAACTGCCCCGGCTCGGATACACCGCTGACACCTGTGACGACGGCGAGCCGCGTCTGCTGGCGGCGCTGGCCGGAGACCGGCAGGCCCGGCGTGCTCTGTTCGAGGCGGCCTGCCAGCGGTTCACCGAGATCTACCAGCCCGACAGACCCGAGTCGGGCTGGCCCGACCGGTGGCAGCCGCCCGGGGACCTGGGCGACGACCGGGTGTACGGGACCACCCTGGGTATCCATATGACGGCGCTGGCAACCGTCAACGCCTACACCCGGCAGGCCGTCCCGCCGCGCTCGGCCGGTGACGTGACCCGCTACCTGCTGGACCGGGAACGCGCCTACTGGGCGCGGCTGCACGGCAGCGCACCGGACACCGTGACCGCTGCGGCGCGCACGGTGTTGCTGGCCTGCCTGGCCGGGCCGCAGTCCCGCGATGACGGGATCCGGTTGCTGACACGCACTCATCTGGCCGACGAAAGAGCGGGGCAGAAGCTGCTCGACGCCCACGACCGCTGCTACCCGTCACCCGGTACCGGCACGGTGCTGGAACCGATGTACCCCGACCGGCTCGCTGAGGATTTCATCGCGTTGAGCCTGCCCGCCAGCCCGACCGGGGAACCGGTCACCGCCAGCGGGCACACCGACTCCTGGACAGCGACCACACTGCTCACCGCCCGCCGGACAGCGGACGACACCCTCACCTACACACCCGGCCCGCTGACTACCCGTACTGACGGGCAGAAACCGCCGGCCCACGCCGCCCGAATCCTGATCTTCCTGGCTGCCGCTGCCGGCCGACACCCGCACGTCCACGGCTGGCTACACACCCTGCTGAGCATCGACCCGACGCTGGCGGTACACACCGGCGGGACCGCACTGACCGCCGTCGCCGGGTACACCAGCCCCGCCCTCGCCGACACCATCCACGCCCTGCTGCCTGAACGCTCCCTGGACCTTGACCCCGCCGCCGCTGTGCTGGCCCAGCACCTGCTCGACCACACCGACGGCAGCGACGAACAACGCGCCCGGCACACCGGCAACCTCGCAATCCGACTCGCGAACACCGGCCGGCGCCAGCAGGCCCTGGCCCCGGCCGAGGAAGCCACCGGCATCTACCGCCGGCTGGCCGTAGCGAACCCGGACGCCTACCTACCCAACCTCGCCATGTCGTTGAACAACCTCGGCAGCATCCTGTCCGGGCTGGGGCGCCGGGAGCAGGCACTGGCCCCGGCCGAGGAAGCCACCGGCATCTACCGCCGGCTGGCCGTAGCGAACCCGGACGCCTACCTACCCAACCTCGCCGCGTCGTTGAACAACCTCGGCAGCATCCTGTCCGAGCTGGGGCGCCGGGAGCAGGCACTGGCCCCGGCCGAGGAAGCCACCGGCATCTACCGCCGGCTGGCCGTAGCGAACCCGGACGCCTACCTACCCGACCTCGCCGCGTCGTTGAACAACCTCGGCAGCATCCTGTCCGAGCTGGGGCGCCGGGAGCAGGCACTGGCCCCGGCCGAGGAAGCCACCGGCATCTACCGCCGGCTGGCCGTAGCGAACCCGGACGCCTACCTACCCAACCTCGCCGCGTCGTTGAACAACCTCGGCAACCGCCTGTCCGAGCTGGGGCGCCGGGAGCAGGCACTGGCCCCGGCCGAGGAAGCCGTCACCATCCGGCGCCGGCTGGCCGTAGCGAACCCGGACGCCTACCTACCCAACCTCGCCGCGTCGTTGAACAACCTCGGCAACCGCCTGTCCGAGCTGGGGCGCCGGGAGCAGGCACTGGCCCCGGCCGAGGAAGCCACCGGCATCTACCGCCGGCTGGCCGTAGCGAACCCGGACGCCTACCTACCCAACCTCGCCGCGTCGTTGAACAACCTCGGCAACATCCTGTCCGAGCTGGGGCGCCGGGAGCAGGCACTGGCCCCGGCCGAGGAAGCCACCGGCATCTACCGCCGGCTGGCCGTAGCGAACCCGGACGCCTACCTACCCAACCTCGCCGCGTCGTTGAACAACCTCGGCAACCGCCTGTCCGAGCTGGGGCGCCGGGAGCAGGCACTGGCCCCGGCCGAGGAAGCCGTCACCATCCGGCGCCGGCTGGCCGTAGCGAACCCGGACGCCTACCTACCCAACCTCGCCGCGTCGTTGAACAACCTCGGCAACATCCTGTCCGAGCTGGGGCGCCGGGAGCAGGCACTGGCCCCGGCCGAGGAAGCCACCGGCATCTACCGCCGGCTGGCCGTAGCGAACCCGGACGCCTATCTACCCAACCTCGCCATGTCGTTGTGGGCGTACGGGTGGGTGTGTGTGAACGTGAAGGCCAACTACGCCGAGGCTCTGGAATCAGTCACCGAGGCGATCAGCCTCTATGAGCCGCTCGTGAGCCAGCTGCCGCAGATGTTCGCCGGACAGCTGTTCTCGGCGTATCGGACCCTGGCGGACGTGCTCGACGGTCTTGGCCGTACCGAAGAGGCCGCCGAGTTGCGCCAGCAGCTCGACGAGGCGGCCAGTGGTGGGCCAGGCAGGTAA
- a CDS encoding DUF1963 domain-containing protein yields the protein MAMHDHWCQDARICREPRVTERIQAPPGGAARTCRDVRTPIMAAARAGRGASVAVLALVPLWCAMDHQGQFRHAAIASGIPDDEVSRFIEHLRLSIRLSGGSDGVPVGQFGGLPRLPVGMDWPSDGVGPLPFIFSVDCAALPRVDGFGLPTAGSLLFFLNHELAAATGEQRYGRVVFVPAGTDTEVAAGSTDHASVGEQYDVSATLRAELPSWFGADVDDVDEDDLSPLRQQLTRDLERDLPHVDELSALAGDIWPPDNKYASAYIGGYPDAEVIKWIAEQTLAWREKTGEIVVPVAKWYSHVEKETHRLTSEWVSLARFPVDDESSYRSDGSFVIRHDDLAAGRLHEALPVAELIP from the coding sequence ATGGCTATGCATGACCATTGGTGCCAAGACGCGCGGATCTGCCGCGAACCGCGCGTCACGGAGCGTATCCAGGCGCCGCCGGGGGGAGCCGCCCGGACGTGCCGAGATGTGCGCACCCCGATCATGGCGGCAGCGCGTGCGGGCCGTGGGGCATCGGTCGCCGTGCTCGCCCTCGTGCCACTATGGTGCGCCATGGATCATCAGGGGCAGTTTCGTCATGCGGCGATCGCGTCGGGCATCCCGGACGACGAGGTCAGCCGGTTCATCGAGCACCTCCGTCTGTCGATCCGGTTGAGCGGGGGATCCGACGGCGTTCCAGTCGGGCAGTTCGGTGGGCTGCCCCGGCTGCCGGTAGGCATGGACTGGCCGTCCGACGGGGTCGGTCCGTTGCCGTTCATCTTCTCGGTCGACTGTGCGGCGTTGCCAAGAGTCGACGGCTTCGGCCTGCCAACAGCGGGCTCGCTGCTGTTCTTCCTGAACCACGAGCTGGCCGCTGCCACCGGAGAGCAGAGGTACGGCCGGGTCGTGTTCGTGCCCGCCGGCACCGATACCGAGGTGGCGGCAGGATCCACCGACCACGCGTCCGTCGGCGAGCAGTACGACGTCAGCGCCACGCTGCGCGCGGAGTTGCCCAGTTGGTTCGGGGCGGACGTGGACGACGTGGACGAGGACGACCTGTCGCCGTTGCGGCAGCAGTTGACCCGTGACCTCGAGCGGGACCTGCCACACGTGGACGAGCTCTCTGCTCTGGCCGGCGACATCTGGCCGCCTGACAACAAATACGCCAGCGCCTACATCGGCGGGTACCCCGACGCCGAGGTGATCAAGTGGATCGCGGAGCAGACCCTCGCGTGGCGGGAGAAGACCGGCGAGATCGTCGTCCCGGTCGCGAAGTGGTATTCCCATGTGGAGAAGGAGACGCACCGGCTGACGAGTGAGTGGGTGTCGCTCGCCCGCTTTCCCGTGGACGACGAGTCCTCCTACCGAAGTGACGGGAGTTTCGTGATCCGGCACGACGACCTGGCCGCTGGCCGGCTACACGAGGCGCTGCCCGTCGCTGAGCTGATCCCATAG
- a CDS encoding PPOX class F420-dependent oxidoreductase: protein MTVADEIARSRYVSLTTYRKDGTAVATPVWHVPHGAELWIVTEAGSGKVKRIRNDPRVLVQPCSIRGAVAPDAPSVTGTARLLDGDATALARELLARRYVVSRAGNWFARLLRLRRPPMVGIVVSF from the coding sequence GTGACCGTGGCCGATGAAATCGCCCGTAGCCGGTACGTCAGTCTGACCACGTACCGCAAGGACGGCACTGCGGTGGCCACGCCGGTCTGGCACGTACCGCACGGTGCCGAACTCTGGATCGTGACCGAAGCGGGCTCGGGCAAGGTCAAGCGGATCCGGAACGACCCGCGCGTTCTGGTGCAGCCGTGTTCCATACGCGGGGCGGTGGCACCGGACGCGCCGAGTGTGACGGGAACGGCCCGGCTGCTGGACGGCGACGCGACGGCGCTGGCCCGCGAGCTGCTGGCCCGACGGTACGTCGTGTCGCGGGCAGGGAACTGGTTCGCCCGGCTGCTCCGGCTACGCCGGCCTCCGATGGTCGGCATCGTCGTGTCGTTCTGA
- a CDS encoding cupin domain-containing protein — MVVTKAGDRLGEVVAKVNIVRPGEGEILGSGAQQIRILENGEHTDHRLGFAEVTIPPGTPSPLQHRHAQHDEGFYVLAGTFRFTVGEDQYDAGPGTWVIVPTGAPHTFANVGDGNAVMLNTFTPDLYVQYFRDFKAMIDSGQPVNAETMRPLWQNYATEISNEYAS, encoded by the coding sequence ATGGTGGTCACCAAGGCAGGCGATAGGTTGGGAGAAGTCGTGGCGAAGGTAAACATCGTCCGTCCCGGTGAGGGCGAGATCCTCGGCAGCGGGGCGCAGCAGATCCGCATCCTGGAAAACGGCGAGCACACCGACCACCGGCTGGGGTTCGCCGAGGTCACCATTCCGCCGGGCACCCCAAGCCCGTTGCAGCACCGCCACGCCCAGCACGACGAGGGCTTCTACGTGCTGGCGGGAACGTTCCGGTTCACCGTCGGCGAGGACCAGTACGACGCCGGGCCGGGCACCTGGGTCATCGTGCCGACCGGGGCGCCGCACACGTTCGCCAATGTCGGCGACGGGAACGCGGTCATGCTGAACACGTTCACGCCGGACCTGTACGTGCAGTATTTCCGCGACTTCAAGGCCATGATCGATTCCGGGCAGCCGGTCAACGCCGAGACCATGCGACCGCTGTGGCAGAACTACGCCACCGAGATCTCGAACGAATACGCCTCGTGA
- a CDS encoding helix-turn-helix domain-containing protein, with product MIGNLETFQDELAASGFPPLVNKLAGAGFRGRIATRDLGPLRLVSLDTPVSACIGRERDASDGENLAIKVMTRGQTRVEQGRGHAELGPADLVLLDPTRTIRFESTASAHVTILVPRRELRIRPAQIDRLIGVRIDGSHGPGALVSVLARESARSATKFREVEALRSAAAVIELIAVALEARLGDEQPAPDERLRDRIAGYIEARLADPDLSPPGIAAAHHISVRRLHKLFEDQPLTVAALIRHRRLERCRAELAGSGRTVTAVAARWGFSDPTHFSKLFKTTYGYNARALVTNNRARTTKTGTAGPEQDGGHQGRR from the coding sequence GTGATCGGCAACCTTGAGACGTTCCAGGACGAGCTGGCCGCCAGCGGGTTTCCGCCGCTGGTCAACAAGCTGGCCGGGGCCGGCTTCCGGGGCCGGATCGCCACCCGTGACCTCGGGCCGCTGCGACTGGTCTCCCTCGACACGCCCGTGAGCGCCTGTATCGGGCGGGAGCGCGACGCCTCCGACGGCGAGAACCTGGCAATCAAGGTGATGACCCGAGGTCAGACGCGGGTCGAGCAGGGGCGCGGCCACGCCGAACTCGGGCCGGCCGACCTGGTGCTGCTCGATCCCACGCGCACGATCCGGTTCGAGAGCACCGCCTCGGCGCACGTCACCATCCTGGTTCCGCGCCGGGAGCTTCGGATCCGGCCCGCGCAGATCGACCGGCTCATCGGCGTACGCATCGACGGCAGCCACGGTCCGGGCGCTCTCGTCTCCGTGCTGGCTCGCGAATCCGCACGGTCGGCGACCAAGTTCCGCGAGGTGGAGGCGCTACGGTCGGCGGCGGCCGTCATCGAGCTGATCGCGGTCGCACTGGAGGCCCGGCTGGGCGACGAACAGCCGGCCCCGGACGAGCGGCTGCGGGACCGGATCGCCGGCTACATCGAGGCCAGGCTGGCCGATCCCGATCTGTCCCCGCCCGGCATCGCCGCCGCCCACCACATTTCCGTACGCCGGCTGCACAAGCTGTTCGAGGACCAGCCGCTCACCGTCGCGGCCCTGATCCGTCATCGCCGCCTGGAGCGCTGCCGGGCCGAACTGGCCGGGAGCGGACGTACGGTCACCGCCGTGGCCGCCCGGTGGGGATTCTCCGATCCCACCCATTTCAGCAAGCTCTTCAAGACGACGTACGGCTACAACGCCCGCGCACTGGTGACCAACAACCGTGCACGCACGACCAAGACGGGCACCGCCGGACCGGAACAGGATGGTGGTCACCAAGGCAGGCGATAG
- a CDS encoding DUF4241 domain-containing protein: MTLLPLASGSHPAATTVAADVRLRLPSGRLVAAEPPGLFPAGEVACGAFAQTVAPGEYAVEILAEGDVVLGAGVVVRPEPVSQWLPAQCNGEDLIYPVDGATGGFGSVEVFEALTDDDAREELIADLSFDQDGLYSVYHHEATDTNLVAIHLNADGRYRSWVGYTAEGEVACFFTDFGDLEDRTGDLQNPLR, from the coding sequence GTGACGCTGCTACCGCTCGCATCCGGTTCGCACCCGGCGGCGACAACCGTCGCCGCCGACGTACGGCTGCGGCTGCCAAGCGGTCGGCTGGTGGCCGCCGAACCGCCCGGACTCTTCCCTGCCGGGGAGGTCGCCTGCGGGGCGTTCGCCCAGACCGTGGCACCCGGCGAGTACGCCGTCGAGATCCTGGCCGAGGGCGACGTGGTGCTGGGGGCCGGAGTCGTCGTACGTCCCGAGCCGGTCAGCCAGTGGCTGCCAGCCCAGTGCAACGGAGAGGACCTCATCTACCCGGTCGATGGTGCCACCGGCGGATTCGGCTCGGTCGAGGTCTTCGAGGCGTTGACTGACGACGACGCCCGCGAGGAACTGATCGCGGACCTCTCCTTCGACCAGGACGGGCTCTACAGCGTCTACCACCACGAGGCCACCGACACCAACCTTGTCGCCATCCACCTGAATGCCGACGGCCGGTACCGCAGCTGGGTCGGGTACACCGCCGAGGGCGAGGTCGCCTGCTTCTTCACCGACTTCGGCGACCTGGAAGACCGGACCGGCGATCTCCAGAATCCGCTCCGGTAG
- a CDS encoding DUF4386 domain-containing protein, with protein MQELTRTARTTGLFYLGIAITAVLGFLIVRAQLLVADDPDATLANLVTHGALARAGVALELAIVVTQALTAVWFYRLFRPVSSVAAGGIAAFGLINAVVILVSAALLGTAIGVSAAPVGDAAATVQLLYLVSANLWSVGALFFGLWLIPMGWCVLRSGWMPRLLGWILLVGGVGYLLSPFVSYLARDAQVLVDAMVYPASVGEIWMVGYLLSYGVRRTARDEASPAVRTPTSAAS; from the coding sequence ATGCAAGAGCTGACCCGTACCGCCCGGACGACCGGGCTGTTCTACCTCGGCATAGCCATCACCGCCGTACTCGGTTTCCTCATCGTCCGCGCGCAGCTCCTCGTGGCCGACGACCCTGATGCGACGCTGGCCAACCTGGTCACACACGGTGCGCTTGCCCGCGCAGGCGTCGCCCTGGAGCTCGCCATCGTCGTCACCCAGGCCCTCACCGCCGTCTGGTTCTACCGCCTGTTCCGCCCCGTGAGCTCCGTTGCCGCAGGCGGGATCGCCGCCTTCGGCCTGATCAACGCGGTCGTCATCCTGGTGAGCGCGGCGCTGCTGGGCACCGCGATCGGGGTCTCAGCCGCCCCGGTCGGGGACGCGGCGGCCACCGTCCAGCTCCTGTACCTGGTCAGCGCCAACTTGTGGAGCGTGGGAGCACTGTTCTTCGGCCTGTGGCTCATCCCCATGGGCTGGTGCGTGCTGCGCTCGGGCTGGATGCCCCGCCTCCTGGGCTGGATCCTCCTGGTCGGCGGCGTCGGGTACCTGCTCAGCCCGTTCGTCTCGTACCTCGCCCGCGACGCACAGGTCCTCGTCGACGCGATGGTCTATCCGGCGTCGGTCGGCGAGATCTGGATGGTCGGCTACCTGCTCAGCTACGGCGTACGCCGGACGGCACGGGACGAAGCGTCGCCAGCCGTCCGTACGCCGACGTCGGCGGCGAGCTGA
- a CDS encoding sensor domain-containing protein, giving the protein MSVDAIEHLVGGLGTSILALAAVLLLVLVALACVVGIGLAVVPSAAKAVRLAANRERARLSRSDHDLPLPPAVPASLRGVLHDPWVRREAAFVAAHGTVGFGLGVVGLSLPISAVQNLLFPLYYWVLPPEAGGPGFIDWRIDGLPDALVVGLMGVGWLAVTVALGPLLARLQALPGRRLLAPPRDVDTSMRIAELTATRAAALDAHAVELRRIERSLHDGAQNRLVAVTVLLGAARRAMARDPARAVEILDRAHDSAELALAELRTVVRSILPPVLDDRGLPAALDGLAAGCGVPCTVQVDVPGRCAASVEATAYFVVAEALTNVARHSGATSASVTVRRNADRLHVSVVDDGRGGASESGGSGIGGIRRRVQAHDGRFTLTSPPGGPTTLLVELPCGS; this is encoded by the coding sequence ATGTCTGTCGACGCCATCGAACACCTCGTCGGCGGCCTCGGCACGTCGATCCTGGCGCTCGCGGCCGTACTGCTCCTGGTTCTGGTGGCGCTCGCCTGCGTGGTCGGCATCGGCCTGGCGGTGGTCCCGTCGGCGGCGAAGGCGGTCCGGCTGGCCGCCAACCGGGAACGGGCCCGACTGTCGCGATCGGACCACGACCTGCCGCTGCCGCCGGCGGTCCCCGCCAGCCTGCGCGGCGTCCTGCACGACCCATGGGTCCGGCGCGAGGCCGCGTTCGTGGCCGCGCACGGCACCGTCGGGTTCGGACTCGGTGTGGTCGGGCTGTCCCTGCCGATCTCCGCCGTGCAGAACCTGCTGTTCCCGTTGTACTACTGGGTGCTGCCGCCGGAGGCGGGCGGCCCGGGGTTCATCGACTGGCGGATCGACGGGTTGCCCGACGCCCTCGTGGTGGGGCTGATGGGTGTCGGCTGGCTCGCCGTGACCGTTGCCCTCGGCCCGCTGCTTGCCCGGCTGCAGGCGTTGCCGGGGCGGCGGTTGCTGGCACCACCGCGCGACGTCGACACGTCGATGCGGATCGCCGAGCTGACCGCGACCCGGGCCGCCGCGCTGGACGCGCACGCCGTCGAGCTACGCCGCATCGAGCGGTCCCTGCACGACGGGGCACAGAACCGGCTGGTCGCCGTCACCGTACTGCTGGGTGCCGCGCGGCGGGCGATGGCCCGGGACCCGGCGCGGGCCGTGGAGATCCTGGACCGCGCGCACGACTCCGCCGAACTGGCGCTGGCGGAGCTGCGTACCGTGGTCCGCTCGATCCTGCCGCCGGTGCTCGACGACCGTGGGCTCCCCGCCGCGCTCGACGGCCTGGCCGCCGGCTGCGGGGTGCCGTGCACGGTGCAGGTCGACGTCCCGGGCCGGTGCGCCGCGTCGGTCGAGGCGACGGCATACTTCGTGGTCGCGGAGGCGCTGACCAACGTCGCCCGACACAGCGGTGCCACCTCGGCGTCGGTCACCGTGCGACGCAACGCCGACCGGCTACACGTGTCCGTCGTGGACGACGGCCGGGGCGGTGCCAGCGAGAGCGGCGGCTCGGGGATCGGGGGCATCCGGCGGCGGGTGCAGGCACACGACGGCCGGTTCACCCTGACCAGCCCACCTGGTGGGCCGACGACACTACTCGTGGAGCTGCCGTGCGGATCGTGA
- a CDS encoding response regulator transcription factor, protein MRIVIAEDDALLREGLALLLRAEGLDVVATTDSPTTFLAAVDEFRPDVAIVDVRMPPTHTNEGIVAAVEARRRRPDLAVLVLSAYVEQAFATDLLAGGAVRLGYLLKERVGRVEEFLAALHRVADGGTAIDPEVVGQLFARSRPDSDLSRLSTREREVLALMAEGLGNTAIAQRLFVTDGAVHKHIRSIFAKLGLAPDDRADRRVTAVLRYLEDAQRRG, encoded by the coding sequence GTGCGGATCGTGATCGCCGAGGACGACGCCCTGCTGCGGGAGGGTCTGGCGCTGCTGCTGCGGGCCGAAGGGCTCGACGTGGTCGCCACCACCGACTCGCCGACGACGTTCCTGGCCGCCGTGGACGAGTTCCGGCCGGACGTCGCGATCGTCGACGTCCGGATGCCGCCCACGCACACCAACGAGGGCATCGTGGCCGCCGTCGAGGCCAGGCGCCGTCGACCCGACCTCGCGGTGCTGGTCCTGTCGGCGTACGTCGAGCAGGCCTTCGCCACCGACCTGCTCGCCGGCGGCGCGGTCCGGCTCGGCTACCTGCTCAAGGAGCGGGTCGGCCGGGTCGAGGAGTTCCTCGCCGCGCTGCACCGGGTCGCCGACGGCGGTACGGCGATCGACCCGGAGGTGGTCGGGCAGCTGTTCGCCCGCAGCCGTCCCGACAGCGACCTGAGCCGGCTCAGCACCCGGGAACGCGAGGTGCTCGCCCTGATGGCCGAGGGACTCGGCAACACCGCCATCGCGCAGCGGCTGTTCGTCACCGACGGGGCCGTCCACAAGCACATCCGCAGCATCTTCGCCAAGCTCGGTCTCGCCCCGGACGACCGCGCCGACCGGCGGGTGACGGCGGTCCTGCGCTATCTCGAAGACGCCCAGCGACGCGGTTAG
- a CDS encoding ABC transporter ATP-binding protein, translated as MSVRVGRPADPAVRVIQLARTYGSGPQAVTALAGVDAEFHRGTFTAVMGPSGSGKSTLLQTAAGLDRPSSGQVFIGDQELSRLSETKLTKLRRSRIGFVFQAFNLIGALTVEENIHLPLRLSGARPDAAWLRQVVERVGLGDRLHHRPAELSGGQQQRVAIARALAMRPEVIFCDEPTGALDTQTAADVLALLRSVVDDAQQTVIMVTHDPVAASYADRVMVLADGRIVRDMPQPGAEQIAEQLAWLGRRQLVTQES; from the coding sequence ATGTCCGTCCGCGTTGGACGCCCCGCCGACCCGGCGGTCCGCGTGATACAGCTCGCCCGTACGTATGGTTCCGGACCGCAGGCGGTCACCGCGCTCGCCGGCGTCGACGCGGAATTCCACCGCGGCACGTTCACGGCGGTGATGGGGCCGTCCGGTTCCGGCAAGAGCACCCTGCTGCAGACCGCGGCCGGCCTGGACCGGCCCTCCTCCGGGCAGGTGTTCATCGGTGACCAGGAGTTGTCGCGGCTGTCGGAGACGAAGCTGACCAAGCTGCGGCGCAGCCGGATCGGCTTCGTCTTCCAGGCCTTCAACCTGATCGGCGCGCTGACCGTCGAGGAGAACATCCACCTGCCGCTGCGGCTGTCCGGGGCGCGCCCGGACGCCGCCTGGCTGCGTCAGGTGGTCGAACGGGTCGGCCTCGGCGACCGGCTGCACCACCGCCCGGCCGAGTTGTCCGGCGGGCAGCAGCAGCGGGTCGCGATCGCCCGGGCGCTGGCGATGCGCCCCGAGGTGATCTTCTGCGACGAGCCGACCGGCGCGCTGGACACCCAGACCGCCGCCGACGTGCTGGCCCTGCTGCGGTCGGTGGTCGACGACGCGCAGCAGACGGTGATCATGGTGACCCACGATCCGGTGGCGGCGTCGTACGCCGACCGGGTGATGGTCCTGGCCGACGGCCGGATCGTGCGGGACATGCCCCAGCCGGGCGCGGAGCAGATCGCCGAGCAGTTGGCGTGGCTCGGCCGCCGCCAGCTCGTGACCCAGGAGAGCTGA